One bacterium genomic window, GCTCTCGAATTCGATCGGGCGATGGGAAGTATTACTCGGCAAAGTGCTGGGGAGTTTTATTACGCTGATTCCGATCATCCTGTTCTGTTACACCCTGTGTGCTGTCATTATTCTTCTGTCTCCGAACATTTCACTGACCTCGACCGAATGGCTTCGGGTAGGTCTTCTGTTCGTAGTCAGCATCCTCTACTTCACGTTGTACATGTTTATCGGCCTGTTTATTTCGACGAGGACACGGTCCGCAGCCACGAGCATCGTCCTGTGCCTTTTCGCCTGGGTGGTGTTCGTGTTTATCGTACCGAATCTGTCCGTTTACGCTTCCCAGAGCCTGATGAAAGTGGAATCCCGGGACAACCTCAGCGTCGGCTTGAGCGAGCTTGACAGGGAATTCGAGAATAAGGTCGAGGAGTACAGAAAAAAAATCGGATTTGACCCTTCATTGGGATTCGGAAGCTGGGGGACTTATGATGACGGTCACTTTGAATTAGGTGGCCAGTCCCCGGAATTCATGGATTTTCAGCGTCGGACATGCCAGTATTCCGAGCCGCTCAGAATCGAATATGCCGACAGGAAATGGATGCTGCAGAAGCGGTATCTCGATCAGCTCGACCGTCAGCGGAAACGGGCGGAAACCCTGTCGCTCCTGTCCCCGACGGAGCTGTTCCACCTGATCGCGTCATCGGTGTGCCGTACCGATGTGCAGTCGCACTACCATTTTCTCGATATTGTCGGGCAGTATCGCGAAAC contains:
- a CDS encoding ABC transporter permease subunit, with the protein product MILSIAIKEFYSNLISSRFAIGFLLCLFLVPFSLFISIDDYKSQMRTYEVDRKTADKDNSSIRVYSALRPELVKPPEPLSIFSRGISYNVGSKITIHLGEKPFMTTGKSLDRENPFLNSFLSIDFIGIVGIVMSLIALLFTYNICSREREMGTLKLMLSNSIGRWEVLLGKVLGSFITLIPIILFCYTLCAVIILLSPNISLTSTEWLRVGLLFVVSILYFTLYMFIGLFISTRTRSAATSIVLCLFAWVVFVFIVPNLSVYASQSLMKVESRDNLSVGLSELDREFENKVEEYRKKIGFDPSLGFGSWGTYDDGHFELGGQSPEFMDFQRRTCQYSEPLRIEYADRKWMLQKRYLDQLDRQRKRAETLSLLSPTELFHLIASSVCRTDVQSHYHFLDIVGQYRET